From Pandoraea norimbergensis, the proteins below share one genomic window:
- the arfB gene encoding alternative ribosome rescue aminoacyl-tRNA hydrolase ArfB: MNRRILIAPEDVELTAMRAQGAGGQNVNKVSSAIHLRFDVMRSSLPDDVKARLLSRLDQRITQDGVIVLKAQQHRSQELNRADALARLQALVDAAAIPPRRRIPTRPTLGSQMRRRDAKQVRSRVKATRGKFHDE; this comes from the coding sequence ATGAACCGTCGCATTCTCATCGCCCCCGAAGACGTCGAACTCACTGCCATGCGCGCCCAAGGCGCTGGCGGGCAGAACGTCAACAAAGTCTCAAGTGCCATCCATCTCCGCTTCGACGTCATGCGCTCGTCGCTCCCCGATGACGTCAAAGCTCGCCTGCTTTCCCGTCTCGATCAACGCATCACCCAAGATGGCGTCATCGTGCTCAAAGCACAGCAGCACCGCTCTCAGGAACTCAATCGCGCCGATGCACTGGCACGCTTGCAGGCACTGGTCGATGCCGCCGCCATTCCGCCGCGTCGCCGCATTCCCACGCGTCCAACGCTCGGCAGTCAGATGCGGCGCCGGGATGCCAAGCAAGTGCGTTCGCGGGTCAAAGCGACGCGGGGCAAATTCCACGACGAATGA
- a CDS encoding helix-turn-helix domain-containing protein → MSFLDTLIAARKEAGLTQSDLGERAGLSRMTVQKAESGALDPRMSTVLEMARALDLEPMLVPASLRQEVEAFLRSGGKYLGQPSGVSAPPSIVETLASTGTTPRPTPSRS, encoded by the coding sequence ATGAGCTTTCTCGACACGTTGATCGCTGCACGCAAAGAGGCGGGACTCACGCAATCCGATCTTGGAGAACGCGCCGGCCTGTCGCGCATGACCGTCCAGAAGGCCGAGTCAGGGGCGCTGGACCCACGGATGTCGACGGTGCTGGAGATGGCGCGTGCGCTGGATCTCGAACCGATGCTCGTCCCGGCGAGCCTGCGTCAGGAAGTCGAAGCGTTTCTGCGCTCAGGTGGCAAGTATCTGGGCCAGCCCAGCGGTGTATCCGCCCCGCCATCCATCGTTGAAACGCTGGCCTCGACCGGCACGACACCGCGTCCCACGCCCTCCCGCTCATGA